A genomic window from Sulfurospirillum diekertiae includes:
- a CDS encoding efflux RND transporter permease subunit gives MQKFEQFIHSVLVEERKQKLVLLFTLLAFFAAVMMFPTKIVLAKMLPGKSTNTFSIYIDLPNGSSYQETNAVNACVVGILQQEKEIQNIEVFNGMGSPLDYAGLVKGSGLKSGEYVSEIVVNLSDLHQRNERSFAMVHRLRPIIQKSCESLIAQTSIKMVEQPAGPPTMAALVVELYGDNASALNALGQRIKQILAQTKDLVDVDMLADKIFDKYVLVPDKEKVIRSHLSLAQINELLYLSFEGEHVAHKNSESSPSQIPLFVVLSEASKSLPYASKEELSAKLSALKLMNTQGMMVPLSEVVHVEKVKSTPTIMSKNLQTMVSIVAEADLVSQVYPLLDARSRIQDTLKDEFEISRSHLFDLTLKDKKSGEVFNLVWDGEMKVTMDTFRDLGGAFIAALILIFLLMVVYYKSFALSGIVLLGSFLSIIGVIVGHWIMDLFTSTTFFLTATSLIGFISLMGISSRNALLLIDFTKALMTQGMDKQEAIAKASATRAKPIVLTAAAIILASTLLATDPIFGGLGVALIFGTIAAVIVSLIVVPVLMSNTKAI, from the coding sequence ATGCAGAAATTTGAGCAGTTTATTCACTCTGTTTTGGTAGAAGAACGTAAACAAAAGCTGGTTTTGCTTTTCACGCTCCTAGCCTTCTTTGCGGCAGTGATGATGTTTCCCACGAAAATTGTTTTGGCCAAAATGTTGCCGGGCAAAAGTACCAACACGTTTTCGATCTATATTGATCTTCCCAATGGAAGCTCTTATCAAGAGACCAATGCGGTAAATGCGTGCGTGGTTGGCATTTTGCAACAAGAAAAAGAGATACAAAACATTGAAGTCTTTAATGGCATGGGTTCGCCTTTGGATTACGCAGGATTGGTGAAAGGCTCTGGGCTTAAGAGTGGCGAATACGTGAGTGAAATCGTGGTCAATCTTAGCGATTTGCATCAGCGTAATGAGCGTTCTTTTGCGATGGTGCATCGCTTACGCCCAATAATTCAAAAAAGCTGTGAATCTTTGATTGCTCAAACTTCTATTAAGATGGTGGAACAACCTGCGGGTCCTCCAACCATGGCCGCGCTTGTGGTCGAACTGTATGGCGATAATGCGTCTGCATTGAATGCGCTTGGGCAAAGAATCAAACAGATATTGGCTCAAACGAAAGACCTTGTGGATGTCGATATGTTGGCAGATAAGATCTTTGATAAGTATGTTCTTGTCCCTGATAAAGAAAAAGTGATTCGTTCGCATTTAAGCCTTGCACAGATTAACGAGCTATTGTATTTGAGCTTTGAAGGGGAGCATGTTGCTCACAAAAACAGTGAAAGTTCTCCTTCTCAAATCCCACTTTTTGTGGTTTTAAGTGAAGCTTCTAAGTCACTTCCTTATGCTTCTAAAGAGGAGTTAAGTGCCAAACTAAGCGCATTAAAGCTGATGAATACGCAAGGCATGATGGTGCCACTCTCTGAAGTGGTGCACGTCGAGAAAGTGAAGTCCACACCGACCATTATGTCAAAAAATCTGCAGACAATGGTGAGCATCGTTGCCGAAGCAGATTTGGTTTCTCAAGTCTATCCGCTTTTGGATGCACGCAGTCGTATTCAAGATACTTTGAAAGACGAGTTTGAAATTAGTCGAAGCCATCTCTTTGATTTAACACTCAAAGACAAAAAGAGCGGTGAAGTATTTAATCTTGTCTGGGATGGTGAAATGAAAGTAACGATGGATACGTTCCGAGATCTTGGCGGAGCTTTCATCGCGGCGCTGATTTTGATTTTTTTATTAATGGTCGTTTACTATAAAAGCTTTGCACTCTCTGGTATTGTGCTTTTAGGAAGTTTCCTCTCCATCATTGGGGTGATTGTTGGGCATTGGATCATGGATCTGTTCACATCAACAACTTTCTTTCTTACGGCAACGTCACTGATTGGTTTTATTTCATTGATGGGTATTAGTTCACGAAATGCACTGTTATTGATTGATTTTACCAAGGCGTTAATGACTCAGGGAATGGATAAACAAGAGGCGATTGCAAAAGCGAGTGCTACCAGAGCAAAACCGATTGTTCTTACTGCTGCGGCGATTATTTTAGCGAGTACATTGCTGGCAACCGATCCTATTTTTGGTGGATTGGGTGTTGCATTGATCTTTGGAACAATTGCGGCAGTTATCGTATCGTTAATTGTTGTTCCTGTACTCATGAGTAACACGAAAGCGATCTAA
- a CDS encoding DNA-binding protein, with product MKTSDIINLLHNAIEAENMGKKISQKKMAETFGISMRTYQEWRLGSSAPMGIPVVFNMLGMLKDEDIVRLVRKINDGQKGTV from the coding sequence ATGAAAACAAGCGATATCATCAATCTTTTGCATAATGCCATTGAAGCCGAAAATATGGGGAAGAAGATTTCTCAAAAAAAGATGGCAGAAACTTTTGGAATATCCATGCGTACCTATCAAGAGTGGAGACTCGGTAGTAGCGCTCCTATGGGCATTCCAGTGGTTTTTAATATGTTGGGTATGTTAAAAGATGAAGATATTGTGAGATTAGTGCGTAAGATCAATGACGGGCAAAAAGGAACGGTATGA
- the efp gene encoding elongation factor P, protein MASISMGDLKKGLKIEINGTPYKIVEYQHVKPGKGAAFVRCKIKSFMDGKVIEKTFHAGDKCETPHLEDKIMQFLYDDGEFLQFMDSVSYEQIALSHDQVGEAADWIIDGMNVDMLYHNGKPISVEAPQFVELKIVETPPNFKGDTQGGKKPATLESGAVVQVPFHVVEGDVIKVDTVRGEYLEKVK, encoded by the coding sequence ATGGCCTCTATTTCAATGGGCGACTTAAAAAAAGGGTTAAAGATCGAAATTAACGGTACACCGTATAAAATCGTAGAGTATCAACATGTTAAACCGGGCAAAGGTGCGGCATTTGTACGTTGTAAAATCAAATCATTTATGGATGGCAAAGTTATCGAAAAAACATTTCATGCAGGCGATAAATGTGAAACACCACATCTTGAAGATAAAATCATGCAGTTTTTGTATGATGATGGTGAGTTCTTACAATTTATGGACAGCGTATCGTATGAGCAAATTGCCTTATCACACGATCAAGTGGGCGAAGCAGCGGACTGGATCATTGATGGTATGAATGTAGATATGCTGTACCATAATGGTAAACCTATCAGCGTTGAAGCACCTCAATTTGTTGAGCTTAAAATCGTTGAGACTCCTCCTAACTTTAAAGGAGATACTCAAGGTGGTAAAAAACCTGCAACGCTTGAGAGTGGTGCTGTTGTTCAAGTACCTTTCCACGTGGTTGAAGGCGATGTCATCAAAGTTGACACCGTTCGCGGTGAGTATTTAGAAAAAGTCAAATAA
- a CDS encoding methyl-accepting chemotaxis protein, whose product MLTNLSIKARNILLACVVVLGLTAIHSTAKFFHDKEKVLLTLRENISSLKEDILTLRKHEKDFLMRHDVTYEKALLESSTKLLERLKIITQTADEKGINTSNLKQLQEVITTYVRIFNEVAAQKKRIGLSPEEGLEGQMRQAIHEAESGFKDLKDYKMQTLMLTLRRNEKDFMLRLSPKYAEEHRMNYEKALEYARSHEELAFSIKLLETYRQSFVEFVKAYEVLGLDEKSGLNGKLRDTVHQTEVLVAQSTQTLDTEIDESIRKTTVIYVIVGGTIVGIVLCLIFLIIRSVLVPLRALTKAIVANERDLTLRYSTPYNDELKEIVDALNAFMERLRKIVIGAIHASDENAAVSHELSTTSNNIGKRAEEESHIVARTTQTGNQARDNIDESVDNSKKAQVEIIQTNEALTEANQIFTVLIAKIEQTAVVESELQTKMVTLSHDAENVKGILSVISDIADQTNLLALNAAIEAARAGEHGRGFAVVADEVRKLAERTQKSLVEIHATVSVIVQAIVNAAAQIEQNATLFEGLVTQSGGSFP is encoded by the coding sequence ATGTTGACGAATCTCTCCATTAAAGCACGTAATATTTTATTGGCCTGTGTTGTTGTCTTGGGTCTTACCGCAATTCATTCAACGGCAAAATTTTTTCATGATAAAGAAAAAGTTCTTTTAACGCTTCGTGAGAATATCTCTTCGCTTAAAGAAGATATTTTGACACTTCGTAAACATGAAAAAGACTTTTTAATGCGTCATGATGTTACGTATGAAAAAGCACTGTTAGAATCATCCACTAAACTGTTGGAACGTTTAAAAATTATTACCCAAACAGCAGATGAAAAAGGCATTAATACCAGCAATCTTAAGCAGTTGCAAGAGGTTATCACTACCTATGTACGTATTTTTAATGAAGTAGCCGCTCAAAAAAAGAGAATAGGTCTCAGTCCTGAAGAGGGGCTTGAAGGACAAATGCGTCAAGCGATTCATGAAGCGGAGAGTGGTTTTAAAGATCTTAAAGATTATAAAATGCAAACGTTAATGCTGACATTACGCCGCAATGAAAAAGATTTTATGCTCAGGTTATCTCCAAAATATGCAGAAGAACATCGTATGAATTATGAAAAAGCACTTGAGTATGCACGCAGTCATGAAGAGCTTGCTTTTTCTATCAAACTTCTCGAAACGTATCGTCAGAGTTTTGTTGAATTTGTGAAGGCCTATGAAGTATTAGGGCTGGATGAAAAGAGTGGACTGAATGGAAAGCTTCGTGATACGGTGCACCAAACTGAAGTGCTTGTGGCACAATCCACCCAAACACTTGACACTGAAATTGATGAAAGTATTCGTAAAACAACCGTGATTTACGTCATTGTAGGTGGAACGATCGTGGGCATTGTGTTATGCCTGATTTTTTTGATTATACGTAGTGTTTTAGTTCCATTACGTGCGTTAACCAAAGCGATTGTCGCCAACGAACGCGATCTAACCCTTCGTTATAGTACGCCTTACAATGATGAGCTTAAAGAGATTGTGGATGCACTCAATGCCTTTATGGAGCGGTTGCGAAAGATTGTTATCGGTGCGATTCATGCCAGTGACGAGAATGCTGCCGTATCGCATGAACTCTCGACCACATCCAACAACATCGGTAAACGTGCGGAAGAAGAGAGTCACATCGTGGCGCGCACGACTCAAACGGGCAATCAAGCACGTGATAACATCGATGAATCGGTGGATAACTCCAAAAAGGCACAAGTTGAAATTATCCAAACCAACGAGGCACTCACGGAAGCCAATCAAATTTTTACGGTTTTAATTGCAAAAATTGAGCAAACAGCTGTCGTCGAGAGTGAGTTACAAACCAAAATGGTCACACTTTCGCATGATGCTGAGAATGTCAAAGGAATTTTAAGCGTGATTAGTGACATCGCCGATCAGACCAACTTATTGGCACTCAATGCTGCCATCGAAGCGGCACGCGCAGGTGAACATGGTCGAGGATTTGCGGTTGTGGCGGATGAGGTGCGTAAATTGGCGGAACGAACACAGAAAAGTTTGGTCGAAATCCACGCAACGGTGAGTGTCATAGTGCAAGCGATTGTCAATGCTGCCGCGCAGATAGAACAAAATGCAACACTGTTTGAAGGTCTTGTAACCCAATCGGGCGGAAGTTTCCCATAA
- a CDS encoding DJ-1 family glyoxalase III yields the protein MSKKVIVPLAEGFEEIEALSIVDILRRAGIEAVMAGLESLHVKGAHGVTVVADALLKELDGNSFDMIALPGGLPGATNLAADKTTQALLKAFDAKGKAIAAICAAPYALKTAGVLKNTYTCYPGFQAKIGEEGYTANAKVIKEDNVTTSQGPSTAMLFALSLVEQLCSKNVADALAKDLLIVS from the coding sequence ATGAGTAAAAAAGTGATTGTCCCTTTGGCGGAGGGATTTGAAGAGATCGAAGCCTTGAGTATTGTCGATATTTTAAGACGCGCAGGGATTGAGGCGGTGATGGCAGGCTTAGAATCTTTACATGTAAAAGGAGCACACGGTGTTACCGTCGTAGCAGACGCACTTTTAAAAGAGTTAGATGGAAACAGTTTTGATATGATAGCGCTTCCTGGAGGACTCCCCGGAGCGACCAATTTAGCCGCCGATAAAACGACCCAAGCACTCCTAAAAGCATTTGATGCCAAAGGCAAAGCGATAGCCGCTATTTGTGCCGCTCCTTATGCGCTTAAAACGGCGGGCGTGCTTAAAAATACCTACACGTGTTACCCAGGATTTCAGGCTAAAATTGGCGAAGAAGGGTACACCGCAAACGCTAAAGTGATCAAAGAAGACAATGTAACAACATCGCAAGGGCCTAGCACCGCCATGCTATTTGCACTCTCACTCGTGGAACAGTTGTGCTCTAAAAATGTAGCGGATGCGTTAGCCAAAGATTTATTGATAGTGTCATAG
- a CDS encoding CHASE3 domain-containing protein, with the protein MLSKIKVKLIFLFVILCVGFGIIGFDTIKMGSDAKGVAVRFQALQRLEADVLTCMMDLRGFQLLGNPKMLEHYEQSYQKSSQTIDKLATIFFK; encoded by the coding sequence ATGTTGTCGAAAATTAAAGTTAAACTCATTTTTTTATTTGTCATTTTATGTGTTGGTTTTGGTATTATTGGTTTTGATACCATTAAGATGGGCTCCGATGCAAAAGGTGTTGCGGTGCGTTTTCAGGCGCTTCAACGTCTTGAAGCTGATGTCTTGACGTGCATGATGGATCTTCGAGGTTTTCAGCTTTTGGGCAATCCAAAAATGCTCGAACACTATGAGCAAAGTTATCAAAAATCATCGCAAACTATTGACAAGCTGGCAACCATTTTTTTTAAGTAA
- a CDS encoding methyl-accepting chemotaxis protein: MSISTIKSKLILLLVVLLTSFGILGYELNHLSSVGKVAAMRLAGTSEIEEHILQMRLEQWNYQIYFQQKNLDRYKEHYEDAVKKMETLSGQLLLKTNQEKVITIKKGLEAWYALDEQRMALWKKYGKKVHEPSFEVDHKADYEMLERIAKESGEIFNPLLVQLKDIHDQIKTVNFEKLDTAKLTSITLLIVVIIVVLIIFFIINSSIQSSVERAKKSCDAIIHTKDLSLKIETGSHDEISGITHAVNTLLAELKNAISNAKSNAIENASVAEELSSTSLQIGKRAEEESAIVFQTTSDAGIVSSQMDEASSQAKKVKDVTGNAQKSFTIAQDLLEETIAQLNQTAHAEATINERLNHLSEEAQQVRSVLDVIGDIADQTNLLALNAAIEAARAGEHGRGFAVVADEVRKLAERTQKSLVDTNATVNVIVQSIGDISGEMNGNAKRIHELTEFSTKVTTQTSDAVAMLAQSVEATDEVVNKADSNVKLIQSAVIEKISTINELSSSNARSVEEIASAAEHLSKLAGSLSSTLSQFKTA, translated from the coding sequence ATGTCAATTTCAACAATTAAAAGTAAACTGATACTTCTTTTGGTCGTATTGCTTACCAGTTTTGGTATTTTAGGTTACGAACTAAACCATTTGTCTAGTGTTGGAAAAGTGGCAGCGATGCGCTTGGCGGGGACGAGCGAGATAGAAGAACATATTTTACAAATGCGGTTAGAGCAATGGAATTATCAAATTTATTTTCAACAAAAAAATCTTGATAGGTATAAAGAGCATTATGAAGACGCTGTTAAAAAAATGGAGACGCTCTCTGGGCAGTTGCTTTTGAAAACCAATCAAGAAAAAGTGATCACCATTAAAAAAGGTCTTGAGGCGTGGTATGCTCTTGACGAACAGCGCATGGCACTTTGGAAAAAATATGGGAAAAAAGTGCATGAGCCCTCTTTTGAGGTAGACCATAAGGCTGATTATGAGATGCTGGAACGCATAGCCAAAGAGAGTGGCGAAATATTTAATCCATTATTGGTACAGCTTAAAGATATTCATGATCAGATTAAAACAGTCAATTTTGAAAAACTTGATACGGCTAAACTAACGTCGATTACACTACTGATCGTGGTTATTATCGTAGTGCTGATCATCTTTTTTATCATCAATTCATCGATACAATCTTCTGTAGAGCGTGCGAAAAAAAGCTGTGATGCGATAATTCATACGAAAGATTTAAGTCTGAAAATAGAAACTGGTAGTCACGATGAGATTAGTGGCATTACCCATGCTGTCAATACGCTTTTGGCGGAACTCAAAAATGCCATTTCAAATGCAAAAAGCAATGCTATTGAAAATGCTTCTGTGGCTGAGGAGCTCTCTAGTACCAGTTTGCAAATTGGTAAGCGTGCCGAAGAGGAGTCTGCTATCGTCTTTCAAACAACAAGCGATGCGGGGATCGTTTCATCACAGATGGATGAAGCCAGTAGCCAAGCCAAAAAAGTCAAAGATGTCACTGGCAATGCTCAAAAGAGCTTTACTATTGCCCAAGATTTGCTCGAAGAGACCATCGCGCAACTCAACCAAACCGCACACGCGGAAGCTACCATCAATGAGCGCCTTAACCACCTTTCTGAAGAGGCTCAACAGGTACGATCTGTTTTAGATGTGATTGGTGATATTGCCGATCAAACGAACTTACTAGCACTCAATGCCGCGATTGAAGCCGCGCGTGCGGGAGAACATGGACGTGGATTTGCCGTCGTTGCCGATGAAGTGCGAAAATTGGCGGAGCGAACCCAGAAAAGTTTGGTGGATACCAACGCAACGGTAAATGTCATCGTTCAATCCATCGGCGATATCAGCGGCGAGATGAATGGCAATGCGAAACGCATCCATGAGTTAACGGAATTTTCCACCAAAGTAACGACTCAAACGAGTGATGCAGTGGCGATGCTGGCACAAAGCGTTGAAGCGACGGACGAAGTGGTTAACAAAGCCGATTCCAATGTTAAATTGATTCAAAGTGCAGTTATTGAAAAAATTAGCACGATTAATGAACTCTCAAGCTCAAATGCGAGAAGTGTCGAAGAGATCGCCTCTGCGGCTGAACATCTCTCCAAGCTAGCAGGTTCACTCAGTAGCACGCTCTCCCAGTTTAAAACCGCGTAA
- a CDS encoding MutS-related protein, producing the protein MLENIAQMLCSKERLLTEIYFDLQLFFESKYGKNTIVFMEIGSFFETYEVNNETHQIGKAKEVSELLNIQLTRKNKSILENSLQNPLLAGIPSVSLDRYLNRLVQSKKYTIVLVRQKGEPPHVKRYISNIISPGTNFDYLIESSENYLVSLLIDCNHQIYSVGYSAIDVTTGKTMINEVHGTREDKTYALDEIFNLLQTYKTSEIVLTFNTESIDKEWVQNYLEITPSVVHCINKERLKVSYQNELFGRIYAIRSLLSPIEYLDIERYPYASESLAILCDFIIEHDANIIEKMSRPILLGNSRYLYIGNNALEQLDIISKNPSEMTLLTLIDQTSTAIGKRLLKERLLNPICDLKTLNERFDLSAQLINDYKKFEIALKQVYDLERILRRIALKKLHPLELDYLGTSLEAILGILKAAELKKVPIPKELFDESEALLLMLKSTFVLDICAKFRKDQINENLFQRGIFPQIDKIEQSKQERFSALEHIASHIEALFEESNRSTLSIEWLESEGHYITMSKNRFALIEDKLMQSFITIGEQHYFFKDFSYKHLKNSVKISASLIEEISQEITLSNLQMIALVKQRYDEILEKIETHYALTLEHLISFVGTLDVALSNAKCAILYNYVRPELLPMQEKGRFIEAIGLRHPLIESREENGIYIPNDLFLGHSTPEITHDHVTLEACSTDDVQGILLYGINSSGKSSLMKSLGIAVIMAQAGFFVPCASLRFHLFDKIFTRIISHDNLYKGLSTFTVEMLELKNIFNRATEFSLVLGDEISHGTETESALAIVASSVIKMHSLGSFFVFATHLHQLNRLSLISELKKVIYLHLGVSYDEESDKLLYNRKLEIGSGSSLYGLEFAKSLHMDPTFIKTAYDIRRSLAGELVDVELLKQKKRSKYNKNLYLAKCALCDEYVDEVHHIKAQECADEHGNIDHFHQNHRYNLIPLCAKHHKLVHEGKIVISGFVMGSDGLKLHYEEK; encoded by the coding sequence ATGCTTGAAAATATTGCTCAAATGCTCTGCTCAAAAGAGAGACTACTCACTGAAATTTACTTCGATCTTCAGCTCTTTTTTGAATCAAAATATGGCAAAAACACGATTGTTTTTATGGAAATTGGCTCTTTTTTTGAAACCTACGAAGTCAACAACGAAACCCACCAAATCGGCAAAGCCAAAGAAGTGAGTGAGCTTTTAAACATCCAACTCACCCGAAAAAACAAATCCATTTTAGAAAATTCACTCCAAAATCCCCTTCTTGCAGGCATCCCCTCTGTTTCGCTGGATCGCTACCTCAACCGTCTGGTTCAAAGTAAAAAATACACCATCGTTTTGGTACGCCAAAAGGGCGAGCCACCGCATGTCAAACGTTACATCTCCAACATCATCAGCCCCGGAACGAACTTTGATTATCTCATCGAATCCAGTGAAAACTACCTCGTCTCTTTGCTGATCGACTGCAATCACCAGATCTATTCTGTTGGCTACAGCGCGATTGATGTCACCACCGGTAAGACGATGATCAACGAAGTGCATGGCACGAGAGAAGATAAAACCTACGCACTAGACGAGATTTTTAACCTTTTACAGACCTATAAAACCAGCGAAATTGTGCTCACGTTTAACACGGAGAGCATCGATAAAGAGTGGGTGCAAAACTACCTTGAAATTACACCGAGTGTCGTACACTGCATCAACAAAGAGCGCCTAAAAGTGAGCTATCAAAACGAGCTTTTTGGACGCATTTACGCCATTCGCTCTCTGCTTTCTCCGATCGAGTACCTTGACATCGAACGCTACCCGTATGCGAGCGAATCGTTGGCGATTTTATGCGATTTTATCATCGAACACGATGCTAATATCATTGAGAAGATGAGCCGCCCCATTTTGCTGGGGAACAGTCGTTACCTCTACATCGGCAACAACGCACTCGAACAGCTCGACATCATCTCCAAAAACCCTTCGGAGATGACCCTTTTAACCCTCATTGACCAGACCTCAACGGCCATCGGAAAACGACTGTTAAAAGAGCGTTTACTCAATCCCATTTGTGATCTCAAAACCTTAAATGAGCGTTTTGATTTAAGTGCTCAACTCATCAACGATTATAAAAAATTTGAAATTGCACTCAAGCAAGTCTACGATTTGGAACGCATTTTAAGGCGGATTGCGCTTAAAAAGTTGCACCCATTGGAGCTGGATTACCTCGGCACATCACTGGAAGCAATTTTAGGCATTCTCAAAGCAGCAGAGCTTAAAAAAGTGCCCATTCCCAAAGAGCTTTTTGATGAAAGTGAAGCGCTTCTTTTGATGCTAAAAAGCACGTTTGTGCTGGATATTTGTGCGAAATTTCGTAAAGATCAAATCAACGAAAACCTGTTTCAAAGAGGTATTTTCCCCCAAATCGATAAAATTGAGCAGAGTAAACAGGAGCGTTTTAGTGCCCTAGAGCACATCGCAAGCCATATCGAAGCGCTCTTTGAAGAGAGCAACCGCTCCACGCTCAGTATCGAATGGTTGGAAAGCGAAGGACACTACATCACGATGAGTAAAAACCGTTTTGCACTCATTGAAGACAAACTGATGCAAAGCTTCATCACCATTGGCGAGCAACACTATTTTTTCAAAGATTTCAGTTACAAACATCTCAAAAACAGCGTGAAGATTTCAGCCTCACTGATTGAGGAGATTTCCCAAGAGATTACGCTCAGTAACCTTCAGATGATTGCGCTCGTGAAACAGCGCTACGATGAGATACTGGAAAAAATCGAGACGCATTATGCGTTGACATTAGAGCACCTCATCTCGTTTGTGGGAACGCTGGATGTCGCTCTGAGTAACGCCAAATGCGCCATTTTATACAACTACGTCAGACCTGAACTTCTTCCTATGCAAGAGAAAGGGCGTTTTATTGAAGCCATTGGGCTTCGTCATCCGCTCATCGAATCGCGCGAAGAGAATGGCATCTACATCCCCAACGATCTTTTCTTAGGCCATAGCACGCCAGAGATCACGCACGATCACGTCACGCTTGAAGCGTGCAGTACTGATGATGTGCAAGGCATTTTGCTCTATGGCATCAACTCCAGCGGTAAATCCTCGCTCATGAAAAGCCTTGGCATTGCGGTCATTATGGCGCAAGCAGGCTTTTTTGTACCGTGTGCAAGTCTGCGGTTTCATCTGTTCGATAAAATCTTTACACGCATCATCAGCCATGACAATCTCTACAAAGGGCTCTCCACCTTTACCGTTGAGATGTTGGAGCTCAAAAATATCTTTAACCGCGCTACAGAGTTTTCACTTGTTCTGGGTGATGAGATCAGCCATGGAACGGAGACCGAATCGGCGTTGGCGATTGTGGCGAGTAGCGTCATCAAAATGCACTCTCTTGGCTCTTTCTTTGTCTTTGCTACGCACTTACACCAACTAAATCGCCTTTCACTCATTTCGGAGCTTAAAAAGGTGATTTACCTGCATTTAGGTGTGAGTTATGATGAAGAGAGCGACAAACTCTTGTACAACCGCAAACTGGAAATTGGAAGCGGAAGTTCACTGTACGGTTTGGAGTTTGCCAAGTCGTTGCATATGGATCCAACCTTCATTAAAACCGCGTATGACATTCGAAGAAGCCTTGCGGGAGAACTGGTTGACGTAGAGCTTTTAAAGCAGAAAAAACGCAGTAAATACAACAAAAACCTCTACCTTGCCAAGTGTGCGCTGTGCGATGAATACGTTGATGAAGTGCATCACATCAAAGCGCAAGAGTGTGCGGATGAGCACGGCAACATCGACCACTTTCACCAAAACCACCGCTATAATCTCATCCCATTGTGTGCCAAGCATCATAAACTGGTGCATGAGGGGAAGATCGTCATTAGCGGTTTTGTGATGGGCAGTGACGGTTTAAAACTCCACTACGAAGAGAAGTAA
- a CDS encoding DUF2721 domain-containing protein: MDIEISTPALLFPAVSLLLLAYTNRFLAVAQLVRMLHRQSQERENCEEYKQIQSLKHRLELTKWMQFFGVLSILLCTLSMFELFLGLFGIGKQIFGLSLIAMCVSLFISLWEVMISTHALNMELSDMNDRCKIKK, encoded by the coding sequence ATGGACATTGAAATTTCAACGCCCGCACTTTTATTTCCCGCCGTTTCACTCCTTTTGCTTGCCTATACCAACCGTTTTCTAGCAGTCGCACAACTGGTTCGTATGCTTCATCGTCAATCGCAAGAGAGAGAAAATTGTGAAGAGTACAAGCAAATTCAAAGTTTAAAACACCGTTTGGAATTGACCAAATGGATGCAGTTTTTTGGAGTTCTCTCCATTCTTCTTTGCACTCTCTCTATGTTTGAACTTTTCCTAGGACTTTTTGGCATCGGGAAACAAATTTTTGGACTCAGTCTTATTGCCATGTGTGTGTCGCTTTTTATCTCCCTTTGGGAAGTCATGATCTCCACGCATGCCTTGAATATGGAACTCAGCGATATGAATGATCGATGTAAAATAAAAAAATAA
- a CDS encoding CvfB family protein yields the protein MNQYLLVGEKNRLKINRYTDNGVYLICKDEDEVLLPNQYVTFAMKEGDEIDVFVYFDSEDRIVASTTFPKAMLDEFACFEVVDVTPFGAFLDWGLPKDLLVPKALQKFPFYVGMKVIVQVSLDDETGRIIGTQKYNDFLKKDLSALKLKQEVKLLVREKTPLGFKVIVNNLYDGLIFHSEIFENIEVGDEKVGYIKTLRKDGKLDIILQPIGDKSDEVAAAKIVEILSATGGACEMNYKSTPEQISQRFGLSRKAYKRALTKLIDAKKLEVNDEGMRLL from the coding sequence ATGAATCAATACCTCCTTGTGGGTGAAAAAAACCGTCTTAAGATCAATCGCTATACGGACAATGGCGTTTACCTAATCTGTAAAGATGAGGATGAAGTCCTTCTTCCCAATCAATACGTCACTTTTGCGATGAAAGAGGGCGATGAAATCGACGTTTTTGTCTATTTTGACTCCGAAGATCGTATTGTGGCGAGTACCACGTTTCCCAAAGCCATGCTCGATGAATTTGCCTGTTTTGAAGTGGTCGATGTCACTCCTTTTGGCGCTTTTTTAGACTGGGGCTTGCCCAAAGATTTGCTCGTACCCAAAGCGCTTCAAAAGTTTCCATTTTACGTGGGGATGAAGGTGATCGTACAGGTCAGTTTGGATGATGAGACCGGACGTATTATTGGGACACAAAAGTACAACGACTTTTTGAAAAAAGATTTGAGCGCACTCAAACTCAAACAAGAGGTTAAACTCTTGGTGCGTGAAAAAACGCCTCTTGGCTTTAAAGTGATCGTAAACAACCTGTACGACGGGCTTATTTTTCACAGTGAAATTTTTGAAAACATCGAAGTGGGTGATGAAAAAGTAGGGTATATTAAAACCCTTCGCAAAGATGGAAAACTGGACATCATTTTACAACCCATTGGCGATAAAAGCGATGAAGTCGCTGCGGCTAAGATTGTTGAGATTTTAAGTGCAACGGGTGGGGCATGTGAGATGAATTACAAGAGCACACCTGAGCAGATTTCACAGCGTTTTGGGCTCAGCCGTAAGGCGTATAAACGTGCCCTCACCAAACTGATTGATGCGAAAAAACTCGAAGTGAACGATGAGGGAATGCGTCTTTTATGA